In the genome of Oncorhynchus nerka isolate Pitt River linkage group LG27, Oner_Uvic_2.0, whole genome shotgun sequence, the window TTGGGGGGAAACATTGTTTTGCTCACAAGCTTggttgtttttctttttttccccccGAATTTTCCCCCTttatctccccaatttcgtggcatccaattgtttagtagtaCTATCtggtctcatcgctacaactcccgtacgggctcgggagagacgaaggttgaaagtcatgcatcctccgatacacaacccaaccaagccgcactgcttcttaacacagcgcgcatccaacccggaagccagccgcacaaatgtgtcgaaggaaacaccatcacaggagtcgctggtgcgcgatgagtcaATGATAttcctaccggccaagccctccctaacccggacgacgctggccggttgcgacagagcctgggtgcgaacccagagtctctggtggcacagctggcgctgcagtacagtgcaACCTTGGTTGTTTTTCAATGCTAGTTTGAGTCTTCTGCTTCCACTGACAGCAAAGAGACGCCCTAGTCAGCgtatgctcagagtacacgtcctggtaatgcgTGTGAATGTTGGACTGTTTAAAGATCTTACATCGGTTACGGAGAGAGTgatcacagtcatccggaacgtctgatgctctcatgtatgcttcagtgttgcttgcctcgaagcgagcatagaagtaatttagctcgtcttggTAGGCTCGTATCTTTACTAAGAAATGTCttgttttagaaacattacaaaGCATGGTCATCTGCTTTTAGTTTCTTCTTTTATAAATGCAtggcaaaaatatattttgtctGGGAAAAAAATCTGAGTTGCTTTaagatgaaaaaataaataatctacctgccacagtggctggtggtcCAAAAAGTACATTATAGGCAATGGTAACATCTAACAATTGGATTTAATTATTTATTGGGCACTGTAAATAATGCCTTTTTAAAATCAGAATTTTCTACCAATTAAGGACCTTCTGACATGGAAAACTTGACACAAACAGTACAATCACAGATCGGGAATTAAGTTGCACGGTTTGCTTGCGATATACTCATAGACCTTGTTCATTGCGGTCTGTAAAATGGGCTACCACCCAGAGTTGCCCTTAAATGTATAAACTGAACTCAAAATGGTACCTACCCTGACTTGTTCTTGTCTAGCAGGCTGGGGGCTAGAGCTCTGATGTAGGCACATGTACAGATGAGCAGAAGAATCACAGTCAGAAGACTCTGGAAGTTAAAAATGGCAGACTGCAAGAGGAGAGAGTGACAAATGAAAGAAATGCATCAGACTAAAATTTTCACCAAGAAAATAggtatttaaatttaaaaaaattacataTAAAACAAATTCTTAGCATCCCAACAATTGGGCATACAATATTTGAAATCAAGTTTGATCTGGTATAAAGGCTCTAAACCTAGCCCAAGCCTGTAACATTAGCTAGTGGCTGCTTTTGCTGAGGACCTTCTCAAAAACGTTCAGCAGTTGGGCATCCTCCTGTAGACAACATAACGTGCAAACCTCATTATACATGTGGCGTGTGCTGCATATGTATTTTTAACACATACATATTATTCAATAATTTCCCCCACACCGCTGGCGTGTGTGAACGAGCATTTGCGTAGCCATCGCTAGAATAcaacttggttctatttgagaCACTCCACAGGTCCCCTCCTTACTGGATTTCAGCCGGATAAACCCATGTGGGTGCTTGAAAGACAATGAGAAGAGATTAAAAGATAACTAAAAAGCTTTTCTTTTATAGATTTGCAGAATTTATGAGTCACATGCATAGGGTTGCAGGTGTTTTTGTAGGGTACAATGTAATTAATATAATTGATTCATAGTTGAATTTGGTATTTTAACCTGCGCGTCACGATTGTGTCTGGTGGGGATAGACAAAATACACATGCGCATGATGGGGCGCATGGCCGGTGTATTCAGCATGTCAAGCCTAGTTCCCATTACCCATAAGCACTCAGTTATGTTGCGCCGGATGTCATGCATTTCAATGGGGACATCCACAACTGAGTGAAAATGGAAGGGTTCATTGCTAGACTGAGGCTGCATACTTTGAAACTTTCCAAACTTTGCATCATCTTCAGTCCAGCCAGACTCTGTTGAAGAACAGGAAGTTACCAAACCACAGAAGATGAAAATATGTGGTTTTCAGTGATGGCTTTATGGGATAGCTAGCAACTTGTTAAACAATTAACCATTCCTATAAATAAGTACCATTTTAATAGTAATGTTAAATAATACACATTGGCTGTTAAGACAATTATATAACTGTTGCTTCCCGTTTAAGTTTAATGCGATGGTTTTTGATGCTAATtataaggtggtggtggtggggggtgctAGCTACAATGGAATCTTCAACCTAGCCTACCTTTTAGACAGCTAGCTGCGCTGCAGTACAAGCTAGCTTGACTTGCTATATTTAAACATCAAGGCCCAGGGGGAtgtggtatgtggccaatataccacggcttagGGCTGTGGTAtacggccatataccacaaatccTAGAGGCGCCTTATTGTGATTATAAActagttaccaatgtaattagaacagtaaacagtaTTGTTTTGTCATATGTTCAGCATCCATGGATCAAACCACCCGGTTTATAAATTAAGTTAAAGAAACAAGTTGAGAAAAAAGTAACTTTACAAAACATTTGATATTATCACCCGAAACAATATGTATCCTGTCTTGAACGAAAAAGTCATATTTTGCcgtgggtataatttgtggaacaTTCCAACAGGATTCCGTTCCAAAAACTTTGTAAATaacaaggttgccaacaaacaacGCACACAAAGTTGTATAGCGGCAGAATAAGATACCGGGGTAGGGATTGGGCGATTTAATTACGTGTTTTACTCACAATGTTTATTCCCCAAAAAATGCCTCTACTCACTCTGGTAGCCTATCGACAAACTAAGAATAAATTGATGCCTATTCGGCAGCTAGTTCGCTAGGTGGATTGATCATGTTACTTTGTATGCgttgtttgttggcaaccttgtACTTTACGAAGTTTTTGacacagattcctgttggaacgtgccacaaattatacccatccCATATTTCGCTAGCTGATGAGACAGGCCCTCCTCCATATTGCGTTACAAAGGCTCCGCCACCAGGTAAAGATTCAGTGAAGATGATGTAAGGCGTAATGAAATAGGTCACGATGTAAACGGCGAATAATGCCGCCTTCACATTCTAGTCGGAACTGGGAAACTCGGAAGTGTTCGACTTGCTGCTTCGTTGAACGCTGCTCGTGTATAAATATAACCAGTTAGAAAGTCGGAAATGTTAAAGTTCTGACTAGCACATGAATGCGGTATAAAACACAAAGGCATGCTACATTGGTGGCCCGGAACGGCTAATGCCTCGTTagaaaacaactgggaactcggaaaaaaacGATTTTGGGAAAATCGTTTTGAactgtcatccaactcggaattacaTTTCGaaaactcgggcctctttctagagtcCCCACTTTCCAACccgaagatcactgacgtcatcgtTTGACCTATTTTTGAGTTCCCAAACCCGGTTGTCTTTAAAGCACCAGACGTGG includes:
- the LOC115117859 gene encoding protein kish-A, whose translation is MSAIFNFQSLLTVILLLICTCAYIRALAPSLLDKNKSGILGIFWKCARIGERKSPWVAFCCVLMAFSILFVQ